Proteins from one Aureimonas sp. SA4125 genomic window:
- the rpsB gene encoding 30S ribosomal protein S2: MALPDYSMRQLLEAGVHFGHQTHRWNPKMAPFIFGSRNNIHILDLAQTVPLLHTALKAVSDTVARGGRVLFVGTKRQASDIIADAAQRSAQYYVNARWLGGMLTNWKTISNSIQRLRKLDEMLSGEAHGFTKKERLTLQRERDKLDRALGGIKDMGGVPDMIFIIDTNKEAIAIEEAKRLHIPVVAVIDSNCNPNPIDFPIPGNDDAARAITLYCDLIAKACLDGIGRQAGAMGVDIGAMADAPAEEIGEVSMPDQSAPETDVAAEATAAAEPEVQPAA, translated from the coding sequence ATGGCATTGCCAGATTATTCCATGCGTCAGCTGCTCGAAGCAGGCGTCCATTTCGGCCACCAGACCCATCGCTGGAATCCGAAGATGGCGCCGTTCATCTTCGGCTCGCGCAACAACATCCACATTCTCGATCTCGCCCAGACGGTGCCGCTGCTGCACACCGCGCTGAAGGCGGTCTCGGACACCGTCGCCCGCGGCGGCCGCGTCCTCTTCGTCGGCACCAAGCGCCAGGCCTCGGACATCATCGCCGATGCCGCGCAGCGTTCGGCCCAGTATTACGTCAATGCCCGCTGGCTCGGCGGCATGCTGACCAACTGGAAGACGATCTCGAACTCGATCCAGCGCCTGCGCAAGCTCGACGAGATGCTGTCGGGCGAAGCCCACGGCTTCACCAAGAAGGAGCGTCTGACGCTTCAGCGCGAGCGCGACAAGCTCGATCGGGCGCTGGGTGGCATCAAGGACATGGGCGGCGTGCCGGACATGATCTTCATCATCGACACCAACAAGGAAGCCATCGCGATCGAGGAAGCCAAGCGCCTCCACATCCCGGTGGTCGCCGTGATCGATTCGAACTGCAACCCGAACCCGATCGACTTCCCGATCCCCGGCAATGACGATGCGGCCCGCGCGATCACGCTCTACTGCGACCTGATCGCCAAGGCCTGCCTCGACGGCATCGGCCGCCAGGCGGGCGCCATGGGCGTCGACATCGGCGCGATGGCGGACGCTCCGGCCGAAGAAATCGGCGAAGTCTCCATGCCCGACCAGTCGGCGCCCGAGACCGATGTCGCTGCCGAAGCGACGGCCGCTGCCGAGCCGGAAGTCCAGCCGGCCGCTTGA
- a CDS encoding RidA family protein has protein sequence MTDAIDTRLSNAGVVLPVAAAPAANYVPYVVFGSLLQTSGQLPIDGGKVAVTGKLGVDVTLDDGQAAARYCAINILAQAKAALGGDLTRIVRLLKLTVFVASSPDFTEQHKVANGASDFLVAILGDAGKHSRSAVGVTALPMDAAVEIEALFEIR, from the coding sequence ATGACTGACGCCATCGATACCCGTCTCTCCAACGCCGGCGTGGTGTTGCCCGTCGCAGCCGCCCCCGCAGCGAACTACGTGCCTTATGTCGTCTTCGGCTCGTTGCTGCAGACCTCCGGCCAGCTGCCGATCGATGGCGGCAAGGTCGCGGTGACGGGCAAACTCGGCGTCGACGTGACGCTCGACGACGGCCAGGCGGCGGCACGTTACTGCGCGATCAATATCCTGGCGCAGGCAAAGGCCGCCCTCGGCGGCGACCTCACCCGCATCGTCCGGCTCCTGAAACTCACCGTCTTCGTCGCCTCTAGCCCCGACTTCACCGAGCAGCACAAGGTCGCCAACGGGGCGTCCGACTTCCTCGTCGCCATCCTCGGCGACGCCGGAAAGCACTCCCGCTCGGCCGTCGGCGTCACGGCCCTGCCGATGGATGCCGCGGTCGAGATCGAAGCGCTGTTCGAGATCCGGTGA
- a CDS encoding DUF1849 family protein yields MMSRSLIVMATLSASAAHAAMPLAPHQAVYNLSLASESSGIVSAEGRIAMVLKTDKCGVYDLDYRFVARFQQEEEITLTDQQTNSTENRAGTEFEFSTKTFVDGSPEKEIRGEARHDGDATRVSMQAPVARSFDLPRSAFPMQHTAELIAKAEAGERIVETKLFDGDDDSEKLLTSTSIITPHVPAAPGAEAGTPAETAPSTTVPGGASPGSAADASPKRAPQGAGETAPDKDPAAMAETRAPASDIRQRLSGLKSWKIAESYYNSDSDPDGMPIFQTSYVLYENGVSDDLRLDFGTYVFTGSLSQLDLFDATRCE; encoded by the coding sequence ATGATGTCCCGCAGTTTGATCGTCATGGCAACGCTTTCGGCATCGGCAGCCCATGCTGCCATGCCGCTGGCGCCGCATCAGGCCGTCTACAATCTCAGCCTGGCTTCCGAATCAAGCGGGATCGTCTCGGCCGAAGGCAGAATTGCCATGGTGCTGAAAACGGACAAGTGCGGCGTCTACGATCTGGACTACCGCTTCGTCGCCCGTTTCCAGCAGGAGGAAGAGATCACCCTGACGGATCAGCAGACGAACTCGACCGAGAACCGTGCCGGCACCGAGTTTGAATTCTCGACCAAGACCTTCGTCGACGGATCGCCGGAAAAGGAGATTCGGGGCGAGGCGCGTCATGACGGGGATGCCACGAGGGTCTCGATGCAGGCGCCGGTTGCGCGAAGCTTCGACCTGCCGCGCTCGGCCTTTCCGATGCAGCATACCGCCGAACTCATCGCGAAGGCCGAGGCCGGCGAGCGGATCGTCGAGACGAAACTGTTCGACGGCGACGACGATTCCGAAAAGCTCCTGACCAGTACGTCGATCATCACACCACATGTGCCGGCAGCACCGGGTGCCGAGGCCGGAACACCCGCAGAGACGGCGCCCAGCACCACGGTTCCGGGCGGTGCCTCGCCTGGATCAGCCGCCGACGCGTCGCCCAAGCGGGCGCCGCAGGGAGCGGGGGAAACTGCTCCCGACAAGGACCCGGCTGCAATGGCCGAGACGCGGGCTCCCGCGTCCGACATCCGTCAACGTCTGTCCGGGCTGAAATCCTGGAAGATCGCCGAATCCTATTACAACAGCGACAGCGATCCGGACGGCATGCCGATCTTCCAGACGAGCTACGTCCTCTACGAGAACGGCGTCTCCGACGATCTGCGCCTCGATTTCGGCACCTATGTCTTCACCGGCTCGTTGAGCCAGCTCGACCTCTTCGACGCGACACGCTGCGAATAG
- the pyrH gene encoding UMP kinase, whose product MMPAIRFKRVLLKVSGEALMGSQGFGIDVTVVDRIAGDILEARQMGADISVVIGGGNIFRGVAVASKGGDRVTGDHMGMLATVINALALRTSLLKIGVESIVLSAIAMPEICESFSQRGALAHADAGRVVIFAGGTGNPFFTTDSAAALRAAEMGAEALFKGTQVDGIYTADPKTDPTAERFEQLTHGEVLQRGLAVMDVAAVALARENHIPIVVFSIHEQGEFARILSGAGRATIVTD is encoded by the coding sequence ATGATGCCAGCCATCCGTTTCAAACGCGTGCTCCTGAAAGTCTCGGGCGAGGCCCTCATGGGCAGCCAGGGTTTCGGCATCGACGTCACCGTGGTCGACCGCATTGCGGGAGATATCCTCGAAGCCAGGCAGATGGGCGCCGACATTTCCGTCGTCATCGGCGGCGGCAACATCTTCCGGGGCGTCGCAGTGGCGTCCAAGGGCGGCGACCGCGTGACCGGCGACCACATGGGCATGCTGGCGACCGTCATCAACGCGCTGGCCCTGCGTACGTCGCTCCTGAAGATCGGCGTCGAATCGATCGTTTTGTCGGCCATCGCCATGCCTGAGATCTGTGAGAGCTTTTCTCAGCGCGGCGCGCTCGCGCATGCGGACGCGGGCAGGGTGGTGATCTTCGCCGGCGGCACCGGCAACCCCTTCTTCACCACCGATTCGGCCGCGGCCCTGCGTGCCGCCGAGATGGGTGCCGAAGCGCTGTTCAAGGGCACCCAGGTCGACGGCATCTATACGGCCGATCCCAAGACCGATCCGACCGCCGAGCGCTTCGAGCAGCTGACCCACGGCGAGGTGCTCCAGCGGGGCCTCGCGGTCATGGACGTTGCGGCCGTGGCGCTCGCGCGCGAGAATCACATTCCGATTGTCGTCTTTTCCATTCACGAACAGGGCGAGTT
- a CDS encoding glycerophosphodiester phosphodiesterase family protein gives MAVETSLDWLTRQPIAHRGLHDGNVAVIENTLAAAAAAIAGGYAIECDVSLTRDGVPVVFHDPTLERLTAASGRVADWSAEELSYLRLGDTDQKIPTVAEFLAFVDGKVPVVMEMKGTSPEDDSAFFAGLWPVIAGYSGPLALMSFDAWLIDQALAGCDLPVGLTAEGLRPELLAAHRALVERGCSFVSYSVHHLPNTFVDWLRTERRAPVITWTVRMPEEVALTRAYADQMTFEGFVPQA, from the coding sequence ATGGCCGTCGAAACGTCCCTCGACTGGCTCACCCGCCAGCCGATCGCCCACCGCGGGCTGCACGACGGCAATGTCGCCGTCATCGAGAACACCCTCGCGGCGGCAGCCGCCGCCATCGCCGGCGGCTATGCCATCGAGTGCGATGTCAGCCTGACCCGTGACGGCGTGCCGGTCGTCTTCCATGATCCGACCCTGGAACGACTGACCGCGGCATCGGGCCGGGTCGCCGACTGGTCGGCCGAGGAACTCTCCTATCTCAGGCTTGGCGACACCGACCAGAAGATTCCGACCGTCGCCGAGTTTCTCGCCTTCGTCGACGGGAAAGTTCCCGTGGTGATGGAGATGAAGGGCACAAGCCCCGAGGATGACTCAGCCTTCTTCGCCGGTCTCTGGCCGGTGATCGCGGGGTATAGTGGGCCGCTGGCGCTGATGTCCTTCGACGCCTGGCTGATCGACCAGGCGCTTGCCGGCTGCGACCTTCCCGTCGGTCTGACCGCCGAGGGCCTGCGGCCGGAACTGCTGGCGGCGCACAGGGCTCTGGTCGAGCGCGGCTGCAGCTTCGTCTCCTACAGCGTCCACCATCTCCCCAACACCTTCGTCGACTGGTTGCGCACGGAGCGGCGTGCACCCGTGATCACCTGGACGGTTCGCATGCCCGAGGAGGTCGCCCTGACGCGGGCCTATGCCGACCAGATGACCTTCGAGGGCTTTGTGCCGCAGGCGTGA
- the tsf gene encoding translation elongation factor Ts — translation MTVTAAMVKELREKSGAGMMDCKTALSENAGDMEAAIDWLRAKGISKADKKSGRTAAEGLIGAASNGNEAIVVEVNSETDFVARNDAFQAIVRNVATVGLPTDGSLEAVAGATYPGSSKTVAETITEAVGTIGENMALRRTAKLTVGEGVVATYIHNQISEGLGKMGVLVALESTGDKAALLAFGRQVAMHVAATNPLALTAAEVDQATADREKAIFVEQARESGKPEAIIEKMVEGRMRKFYEEVVLLSQAFVINPDLTVEKALKEAEKDFGAPATITGFVRFALGEGVERETSDFAAEVAAYAGKK, via the coding sequence ATGACCGTTACCGCCGCGATGGTGAAAGAGCTGCGCGAAAAATCCGGCGCAGGCATGATGGACTGCAAGACCGCCCTTTCCGAGAATGCCGGTGACATGGAAGCCGCGATCGACTGGCTGCGTGCCAAGGGCATTTCCAAGGCCGACAAGAAGTCCGGCCGGACCGCCGCGGAAGGCCTGATCGGCGCCGCGTCGAACGGCAACGAGGCAATCGTCGTCGAGGTCAATTCCGAGACCGATTTCGTCGCCCGCAACGACGCCTTCCAGGCGATCGTGCGCAATGTGGCCACTGTCGGCCTGCCGACGGACGGCTCGCTCGAAGCGGTCGCCGGGGCGACCTATCCCGGCTCCTCGAAGACCGTCGCCGAGACGATCACCGAGGCTGTCGGCACGATCGGCGAGAACATGGCCCTGCGCCGCACCGCCAAGCTGACGGTCGGCGAGGGTGTGGTTGCAACCTACATCCACAACCAGATCTCCGAAGGTCTCGGCAAGATGGGCGTGCTCGTCGCGCTTGAATCGACCGGCGACAAGGCCGCGCTTCTCGCCTTCGGCCGCCAGGTCGCCATGCATGTCGCCGCGACCAACCCGCTGGCTCTGACCGCCGCCGAAGTCGACCAGGCGACGGCCGATCGCGAAAAGGCGATCTTCGTCGAGCAGGCCCGCGAGTCGGGCAAGCCCGAAGCCATCATCGAGAAGATGGTCGAGGGCCGGATGCGCAAGTTCTACGAGGAAGTCGTCCTTCTCAGCCAGGCCTTCGTCATCAATCCCGACCTCACGGTCGAGAAGGCGCTGAAGGAAGCCGAGAAGGATTTCGGCGCTCCGGCGACGATCACCGGCTTCGTGCGCTTCGCCCTCGGCGAGGGCGTCGAGCGCGAGACCTCCGATTTCGCTGCCGAAGTTGCGGCCTACGCCGGCAAGAAGTAA